The window CTCAGTTGGTAGAGCATTAGCCTTCCAAGCTAATGGTCGCGGGTTCGAACCCCGTCTCCCGCTTTTTTTCGGGGAAGGAGGAGTTTCGGCAGAACGAGACCTCGCCGGAAGCAATGCCAAAGTCAGCAGAAATAGCCGATTGGTCCTACTTTTCCCGCTGGCTCCACTGGCCGCTGGCCCAAAAGTGAAAAAACCTCTTGACAAAGGCTTCCGGCTCTTTAAATTACTGGCTTACTTTGGGCGTGTGTCCATTTTTTTGTGTGATGTCTCATGACTGGAGGCGGATGCCCACGTAGCTCAGTTGGTAGAGCACTTCCTTGGTAAGGACGAGGTCACCAGTTCAATCCTGGTCGTGGGCTCCATAGATCGGAAGAAAAGAGTTACGTTTATATCGGGAGGGATGGCCATAGATGGCTAAGGAAAAATTTAAGAGGACGAAGCCGCATGTCAACGTCGGGACGATAGGTCATGTAGATCACGGCAAGACGACGTTGACGGCAGCGATCACGA of the Candidatus Zixiibacteriota bacterium genome contains:
- a CDS encoding elongation factor Tu, yielding MAKEKFKRTKPHVNVGTIGHVDHGKTTLTAAIT